Proteins from a genomic interval of uncultured Desulfuromusa sp.:
- a CDS encoding FAD-dependent oxidoreductase, with protein MKKKLVLAGAGHAHMLTMARLDSFVEAGFEVNVIGSSEYHYYSGMGPGMLGNVYSPEEIRFASKTVAEKMGATFTQGQVKLIDPVAQRVQLVSGDEHPYDVLSCNLGSQVSRDLTDGSRKDVFPVKPIENLLHARQRILELGHAKNISVGVVGGGVSAVEIAGNVWRLGQEPGMHPIKTTLFAGSRILPHHPDGVRRLVCSSLQKRDIRIEEDCRVQAIETGRVVSVGGRDYEPDIIFVATGVSPSPVFRESGIPTGPDGAMMVNSYLQNPAHPTIFGGGDGVYFAASPLDKVGVYAVRQNPVIYHNLLASLRGKELRSFVPGGRYMQIFNMGNDTGIFYRWPFRFGGRSAFRLKNYIDNQFMKRYQAVE; from the coding sequence ATGAAGAAAAAACTTGTTCTTGCCGGAGCTGGTCACGCTCATATGCTGACAATGGCCCGACTGGATTCCTTTGTTGAGGCGGGATTTGAGGTTAATGTTATTGGCTCGTCCGAGTATCATTATTATTCCGGTATGGGGCCTGGGATGCTCGGTAATGTCTATTCGCCTGAAGAGATTCGCTTTGCCTCAAAAACTGTTGCAGAGAAAATGGGGGCCACCTTTACTCAGGGGCAAGTAAAACTCATTGATCCCGTTGCTCAACGGGTGCAATTGGTTTCCGGAGACGAACATCCTTACGATGTTCTTTCCTGTAATCTGGGGAGCCAGGTATCCAGAGATCTCACGGACGGTTCACGGAAAGATGTCTTCCCGGTCAAACCCATCGAGAACCTTCTCCACGCCCGTCAGCGTATTCTGGAGCTGGGCCATGCAAAAAACATCTCTGTCGGGGTGGTTGGTGGTGGCGTTTCTGCTGTTGAGATTGCGGGCAATGTCTGGCGGCTTGGGCAGGAACCGGGAATGCATCCGATCAAAACGACCCTTTTTGCCGGTAGCCGGATTTTGCCGCACCATCCGGATGGAGTGCGCCGACTGGTTTGCTCATCGTTGCAGAAAAGGGATATTCGCATTGAAGAAGATTGCCGTGTACAGGCAATCGAAACCGGTCGGGTAGTTTCTGTCGGTGGCAGGGACTATGAACCGGATATCATTTTCGTTGCCACCGGAGTTAGCCCCAGTCCGGTTTTTAGAGAATCAGGAATTCCGACCGGTCCGGATGGCGCCATGATGGTGAATTCTTACCTGCAAAACCCAGCTCATCCTACGATCTTTGGCGGTGGAGATGGTGTTTATTTCGCTGCTTCCCCGTTGGATAAAGTTGGCGTTTACGCCGTTCGCCAGAACCCGGTGATTTACCATAATCTGTTGGCGAGTTTACGGGGCAAAGAACTCCGGTCATTTGTCCCGGGAGGTCGTTACATGCAAATTTTTAACATGGGCAACGATACGGGTATTTTCTATCGATGGCCATTTCGTTTTGGCGGGCGCAGTGCTTTTCGGCTGAAGAACTATATCGATAACCAATTTATGAAACGTTATCAGGCTGTTGAGTAG
- the chrA gene encoding chromate efflux transporter: MQKLTVPQIFLIFLKLGLTSFGGPVAHLGYFREEFVNRRKCLKEESYADIVALCQFLPGPASSQVGISIGLSQAGIFGGLAAWTGFTLPSAFALVLFAYGISGLQETVVEVGWLHGLKVVAVAVVAQAIWGMTRALCPDWPRKILALLAAVIAVSWEGISGQLLAMVVGALFGRYYLHDKETVSPTTQLSIPNRKVAIFSLGLFLTLFLTLPLLSQQGSQVLALFDSFYRSGALVFGGGHVVLPLLQAEVVTPGWISKDLFLAGYGAAQAVPGPLFTFAAYLGAALQAPPNGWSGGLICLLAIFLPSFLLVVGILPFWETLRKKKRIRSALIGINAAVVGLLLAAFYDPVWSSGILSIGDFVLALIAFGLLTFWKLPPWLVVGATGVGGFFLSLFF; the protein is encoded by the coding sequence ATGCAAAAACTGACAGTGCCGCAGATATTTCTGATTTTCTTAAAACTTGGTCTGACTTCATTCGGGGGGCCGGTGGCTCACCTTGGTTATTTCCGTGAAGAGTTCGTAAACCGACGAAAGTGTCTAAAAGAGGAGAGTTACGCGGATATAGTCGCCTTGTGCCAATTCCTTCCGGGGCCCGCCAGCAGTCAGGTGGGAATCAGTATCGGTCTTTCTCAAGCGGGAATATTCGGAGGCTTAGCAGCATGGACCGGCTTTACCCTGCCTTCAGCTTTTGCTCTGGTGTTATTTGCCTACGGAATCTCCGGGTTGCAGGAGACAGTCGTCGAAGTCGGTTGGCTGCACGGACTTAAAGTCGTCGCTGTTGCCGTGGTCGCACAAGCCATTTGGGGAATGACCAGAGCGCTCTGCCCGGATTGGCCCAGAAAAATTTTAGCCCTTCTGGCCGCCGTGATTGCCGTAAGCTGGGAAGGAATTTCCGGTCAGCTTCTGGCAATGGTTGTTGGAGCCCTGTTCGGACGCTATTACCTGCACGACAAGGAAACTGTCAGCCCGACAACACAATTGTCCATTCCGAACCGGAAGGTTGCAATCTTCAGCCTCGGACTCTTTCTTACCCTGTTTTTGACCCTTCCATTGCTTTCACAGCAAGGTTCTCAGGTTCTGGCTCTTTTCGACAGCTTTTATCGCTCAGGTGCTCTGGTCTTTGGTGGAGGGCATGTGGTGCTCCCGTTATTACAAGCAGAAGTCGTGACTCCGGGCTGGATCAGCAAAGATCTGTTTCTTGCCGGATATGGCGCAGCCCAAGCGGTGCCGGGACCACTGTTCACTTTTGCAGCATATCTTGGCGCTGCTCTACAGGCGCCCCCGAACGGCTGGTCGGGTGGTTTGATCTGCCTGTTGGCCATCTTCCTGCCATCTTTTCTCCTGGTCGTTGGAATTTTGCCTTTTTGGGAGACATTGCGGAAAAAGAAACGGATACGCTCCGCTTTGATCGGCATTAACGCGGCTGTTGTTGGTCTGCTGCTGGCAGCTTTTTACGATCCGGTCTGGAGCAGTGGCATTCTGTCAATCGGTGATTTTGTCCTTGCTCTGATAGCTTTCGGACTACTGACATTCTGGAAACTGCCCCCCTGGCTGGTCGTCGGTGCCACCGGTGTAGGCGGTTTTTTTCTTTCCTTGTTCTTCTAG
- a CDS encoding pirin family protein yields MSSRKIKRITTSVPVIEGAGVHLNRAFANNEADLFDPFLLLDDFRSATPGHYQKGFPWHPHRGMETITYVLKGEVEHGDSLGNKGTISSGDVQWMTAGSGIIHQEMPIGNKDGKMEGFQLWANLPAEKKMIHPRYRDITAAQIPKVTLKNGIEIKVICGRVDDVTGPVTDVMIEPEYLDVRVPANTTFSHATPNEHTVFAYVHAGSGQFSTDTDEIHSNKALILFERGDQVTITAGHEGVSFLLISGQPLKEPIAWGGPIVMNTHEELEQAFSEFQQGTFIKHN; encoded by the coding sequence ATGAGCAGCAGAAAGATCAAACGGATAACGACTAGCGTTCCTGTCATAGAAGGAGCCGGGGTCCATTTAAACCGAGCATTTGCCAACAACGAAGCAGATCTGTTCGACCCGTTCCTGTTACTGGACGATTTCCGTTCGGCGACACCCGGGCACTACCAAAAGGGATTCCCCTGGCATCCGCACCGCGGCATGGAAACCATTACGTATGTGCTTAAAGGAGAGGTGGAACATGGTGACAGCCTCGGCAACAAGGGAACCATTTCATCCGGAGATGTGCAGTGGATGACGGCCGGCAGTGGGATTATTCATCAGGAAATGCCGATAGGGAACAAAGATGGCAAGATGGAGGGCTTTCAGCTCTGGGCTAACTTGCCGGCAGAGAAGAAGATGATTCATCCGCGTTACCGCGATATCACCGCAGCTCAGATCCCGAAGGTGACCCTCAAAAATGGCATTGAGATTAAGGTGATCTGCGGCAGAGTCGACGATGTCACAGGGCCGGTTACCGACGTGATGATAGAACCGGAATACCTTGATGTCAGGGTTCCCGCCAATACGACTTTCAGTCATGCAACGCCCAACGAGCATACCGTATTTGCCTATGTTCACGCCGGCAGCGGACAGTTTTCGACCGATACAGACGAGATACACAGCAATAAAGCACTGATTTTGTTTGAACGCGGAGATCAGGTGACCATCACTGCTGGTCATGAAGGAGTCAGCTTTCTGTTGATCTCCGGACAGCCACTCAAAGAACCAATCGCCTGGGGCGGACCCATTGTTATGAACACTCATGAAGAATTGGAACAGGCGTTCAGCGAGTTTCAACAGGGAACTTTTATAAAACATAATTGA
- a CDS encoding pirin family protein has product MSDLIAKAASCQQSSQQCSAIRLLLEAVEQDLGGFSVRRFLPSNKLAHIGPFIFFDHLGPAIFPPGKGIDVRPHPHIGLATVTYVFSGEILHRDSLGHVQAIRPDEINWMTAGKGISHSERTPPQLRQQEHVLEALQLWVALPEEEQECEPFFTHYDESALPVVAAKGRKIRVMVGEAYGVKSAVKVHSQTLYIEVDLAAGETLNVPDHVAERAVYVISGRLLMQQTVISVHSMAVLTDAKNIELKALDNTRLVIIGGKPLGKRTVWWNLVSSRKDLIEQAKQDWRNRSFPQVPDEDEYIPVPNKSIDAQEEQ; this is encoded by the coding sequence ATGAGCGACCTGATAGCAAAAGCGGCGTCCTGTCAACAGAGCTCACAGCAATGTTCCGCCATCAGACTACTTCTCGAAGCTGTTGAGCAGGATCTTGGAGGATTCAGCGTCCGCAGATTTTTACCAAGCAACAAACTGGCACATATTGGTCCCTTTATTTTTTTCGATCATCTCGGTCCGGCAATTTTTCCGCCCGGCAAAGGAATTGATGTCCGTCCGCATCCGCATATCGGTCTGGCAACGGTGACCTATGTTTTTTCCGGAGAGATCCTGCACCGTGACAGCCTTGGTCATGTTCAAGCGATCCGGCCGGACGAGATAAACTGGATGACAGCCGGCAAAGGGATCTCACATTCAGAGCGGACTCCACCACAACTGCGGCAGCAGGAACACGTCCTGGAAGCCTTACAACTATGGGTTGCGCTGCCGGAAGAAGAACAGGAGTGTGAGCCATTTTTTACTCACTATGATGAGAGTGCTCTACCGGTGGTTGCAGCAAAGGGGAGAAAAATTCGGGTTATGGTCGGCGAGGCGTATGGAGTGAAATCAGCGGTCAAGGTCCATTCGCAAACTCTTTATATTGAAGTCGATCTCGCCGCCGGAGAAACGCTCAACGTACCGGACCATGTCGCGGAAAGAGCTGTTTATGTTATCTCTGGCCGCCTCCTTATGCAACAAACCGTTATCAGTGTCCATTCCATGGCAGTCCTCACTGACGCAAAAAATATTGAACTGAAAGCCCTGGACAATACCCGGCTGGTCATTATCGGCGGCAAACCTCTGGGCAAGCGGACTGTCTGGTGGAACCTTGTCTCCAGCCGCAAGGATCTGATCGAACAGGCAAAGCAGGATTGGCGAAACAGGAGTTTCCCGCAAGTCCCCGATGAAGACGAATATATTCCGGTGCCGAACAAATCAATTGATGCCCAGGAGGAACAATGA
- a CDS encoding AarF/UbiB family protein: MISRFFTAIYFCRPQRSYAVFRFLVTVFLLFRRRQRWLIWTPLSPTALVENIRSLGASFLKLAQVLATRADFFDQNYLQALRQLHDRMPAMSEKNRRRAFQKAFPDPEIFTEFDEQPLASASIGQVHKGILADSGKSVAIKLLRENIQFQVRIDILLLNLFLKIFRPLFSDQTRHSIESVLQAFSQVILQEVSMLQELANMEHFSQVYAESGIRFPIPYRKHCSDNALVMSFEEGIRIDDAASIQKLDITFSQLIQQLVIFYTEQMLVKGYFHADPHPGNLLVSPDGQLILLDFGMVSRIPKNMRQAMIYAVKAAYERNFDLLISATRKMGILTENSDFATLSSVAESLFDIFDSEHLDSSSMQDLAFGILDVLHDQPFKLPQDVIYVMRVSSLIEGLGTQYIENFNGVKDILPILKESLPRALGEDRLPLEKLKYEFLQLPVTAIKARKVIELAEQGDLVVRMTPADRQYLLTHMGKNLRSLSRLIFCLGLAFYFHFLQQSWSHYISIGCLLAAAFIILKKGDTT, translated from the coding sequence TTGATCAGTCGTTTTTTCACCGCCATATATTTCTGTCGACCACAACGCAGTTATGCTGTATTCAGATTTCTGGTCACAGTTTTCCTGTTGTTCAGACGACGACAGCGCTGGTTGATCTGGACACCATTGAGCCCTACGGCACTGGTCGAAAACATCCGCTCACTGGGTGCCAGCTTTCTCAAACTGGCTCAGGTCTTGGCAACCCGAGCCGATTTTTTTGATCAAAACTATTTACAGGCGCTACGACAACTCCATGATCGCATGCCGGCAATGAGTGAAAAAAATCGGCGCCGGGCATTTCAGAAAGCCTTTCCCGATCCGGAGATATTTACGGAATTCGATGAACAGCCCTTGGCCAGCGCCTCTATCGGGCAGGTTCACAAGGGCATACTTGCAGACAGCGGCAAAAGTGTTGCCATTAAATTATTGCGTGAAAATATTCAGTTTCAGGTTCGAATTGACATTCTGTTGCTTAATCTTTTTCTGAAAATCTTTCGGCCATTATTTTCAGATCAGACCCGGCATTCCATTGAATCAGTGCTGCAAGCCTTCAGCCAGGTCATTCTTCAGGAAGTCAGTATGTTGCAGGAACTGGCGAATATGGAGCATTTCAGTCAGGTCTATGCAGAATCAGGGATCCGCTTTCCAATTCCTTATAGGAAACATTGCTCTGATAATGCCCTGGTGATGAGTTTTGAAGAGGGCATTCGGATTGACGATGCTGCCTCTATTCAAAAATTGGACATCACATTCTCGCAACTGATCCAGCAACTGGTCATCTTCTATACGGAACAAATGCTGGTTAAGGGCTACTTTCATGCCGATCCTCATCCTGGCAACCTGTTGGTCAGTCCCGATGGCCAGTTGATTCTGCTCGATTTTGGCATGGTCAGCCGGATTCCCAAAAACATGCGGCAGGCAATGATTTACGCCGTTAAGGCCGCCTACGAAAGAAACTTCGATTTGCTGATCAGTGCCACGCGGAAAATGGGAATTTTAACTGAGAACTCCGATTTCGCCACATTAAGCAGCGTCGCAGAGAGTCTCTTTGATATTTTCGACAGTGAGCATCTCGATTCATCCAGTATGCAGGACCTGGCTTTCGGCATCCTCGACGTTCTTCATGATCAGCCGTTCAAATTACCTCAGGATGTCATTTACGTGATGCGGGTTAGCTCACTGATTGAAGGGCTCGGCACTCAGTACATTGAAAACTTCAACGGCGTCAAAGACATCTTACCCATTCTGAAAGAGTCCCTGCCTCGTGCTCTTGGTGAAGATCGGCTGCCGCTCGAAAAGTTAAAATATGAATTTTTACAGTTGCCCGTAACCGCAATCAAAGCACGTAAAGTTATTGAATTGGCGGAACAGGGAGATCTGGTCGTACGCATGACCCCAGCAGATCGTCAATACTTGCTGACACATATGGGGAAGAACCTCCGCTCTCTCAGTCGACTCATCTTCTGTCTGGGGCTGGCCTTCTATTTCCATTTTTTACAGCAAAGTTGGTCCCATTATATTTCTATTGGCTGCTTGCTGGCAGCAGCGTTTATCATCCTCAAAAAAGGAGATACCACGTGA
- a CDS encoding DUF1499 domain-containing protein: protein MSHNNRISTPLLLLFPLLLAACSSTGIGAPTTQMQPCPSSPNCVSTDAANAKQQISPFKIKGSKTVAWEELQQQVDQLPRTQIITVTSHYLQAECRSALFGFVDDLEFLLREEQGTIAIRSAARTGYSDFGVNRKRIETLRAALVSRGVIE from the coding sequence ATGTCCCATAATAATCGAATTTCTACCCCACTTTTATTGTTATTTCCACTCTTGTTGGCTGCCTGCAGCAGTACTGGTATCGGAGCACCGACGACGCAGATGCAACCCTGTCCGTCGTCTCCAAATTGTGTTTCAACGGATGCGGCTAATGCAAAACAGCAGATTTCCCCATTTAAAATCAAGGGTTCGAAAACCGTGGCCTGGGAGGAACTGCAGCAGCAGGTCGATCAGTTGCCGAGAACACAGATTATCACTGTGACCAGTCATTACTTGCAGGCTGAATGTCGCAGTGCTCTGTTCGGCTTTGTTGATGATCTCGAATTTCTTCTCCGTGAGGAGCAGGGGACCATTGCGATTCGTTCTGCGGCCCGGACTGGCTATTCGGACTTTGGTGTCAATCGCAAGCGGATTGAAACTTTGCGTGCCGCGCTGGTCAGCAGGGGAGTTATCGAGTAA
- a CDS encoding NADPH-dependent FMN reductase: protein METLKIVGICGSLRKNSTNLGLLRYAQEHAPEGMEIRIAELKEVPFFNADLELEDRPSAVQTLLRDIEAADALLLACPEYNYSLAPALKNALDWASREKDNRLLAGKPAAILGSGGGLGSARAQYHLRQVCVYLDLRVLNKPEIFCNAFAGGFDPSGNLIDVELQKLVDSQLEELQSWAHKIRT, encoded by the coding sequence ATGGAAACACTGAAAATAGTTGGAATCTGTGGCAGCTTACGCAAAAATTCAACCAATCTCGGCCTGCTGCGTTACGCTCAGGAACATGCGCCGGAGGGGATGGAGATCAGGATTGCTGAACTGAAAGAAGTCCCTTTTTTTAATGCTGATCTGGAGCTGGAAGATAGGCCCTCGGCGGTTCAGACCCTCTTAAGGGATATTGAAGCAGCTGATGCTTTGCTGCTGGCTTGTCCTGAGTATAATTATTCGCTGGCTCCGGCACTGAAGAATGCCCTGGACTGGGCGTCACGAGAAAAGGATAATCGCCTTCTCGCCGGAAAACCCGCAGCAATCCTGGGCTCCGGTGGTGGACTGGGGAGTGCGCGGGCGCAGTACCATTTGCGTCAGGTCTGTGTGTATCTTGACCTGCGGGTATTAAACAAACCGGAAATTTTCTGCAATGCCTTTGCCGGTGGATTTGATCCGTCGGGCAACTTGATTGATGTCGAGCTCCAAAAACTTGTGGATTCGCAGCTGGAAGAGTTGCAGAGCTGGGCACACAAGATTCGAACCTAA
- a CDS encoding efflux RND transporter permease subunit: MNEQQQSSKGPIAWMAGNSVAANLLMLVLLIGGLFFMGQIKQEVFPEFDIDQVTVSVAYSGASPAEVEQGIILAIEEAVSGLDGVDEVTSSANEGRGTVTITLLNGSDLEKLVQDVKSEVDRISTLPDEAEEPTVAIASRKRDVIALALYGDQSEQVLHSLADNFRNTLLQNPAITQVELSGTRPLEISIEIPQEKLRAYNLTLDQVAQTLRTAAIELPGGGIKTSGGEILLRMQERRDYGGDFAKLPVLTDNNGSQLLLEDIAVIKDGFKETDRYAEYNGKRAVMIDVYRVGDQTPIEVANAALAEVELWKQQLPPGVNVTALNDRSEVFKQRLDLLLGNAYLGLALVLVLLGFFLETRLAFWVTMGIPISFLGAFIVLPLLGVSINMISMFAFIVALGIVVDDAIVVGENVYKFRQQGMPPVQAAIAGAREVAMPVTFSILTNVVAFMPLYFIPGIMGKVFQVIPVVVITIFLVSLIESLFVLPAHLAHLKENRHGGLLGHLHNWQQRFSSGFTRLIKRYYAPFLQHLLRFRYLTLSVAVAVLILTASLVISGRMGMTMFPRIESDYAKVSVSLPYGSPIEQTEAVRDQLLASAAQVADRYRGQELVSGTFADLGKSVNGTSGSHTLEIRAFLVDPKKRAISTAQFIQEWRQATGEISGLETIMFQSDSGGPGSGKALTVELSHTDLDTLEQAGQELAETLSGYAMVSDINDGFAPGKQQLDFRMRPEGLSLGLTAREVALQVRNAYDGAEVLQQQRGRNEVTVTVRKPKSERISEYDLEEMILLGPSGIEIPLREAVDIERGRAYTSIDRRNGRRVISVTADVRPASRSGQIKSALLAEALPQLTDRHPGLSFSFEGRQADMAESMTSLATGLGLALVMIYALLAIPFRSYMQPAIIMISIPFGIVGAVIGHLLLGYSLSVMSMFGVVALSGVVVNDSLVLIDFANRQRRLGKSAFAGVVEAGILRFRPILLTTLTTFCGLMPMIFETSRQARFLIPMAISLGFGILFATLIALFLVPCLYLMVEDVQQLFKSKDQTATAD, translated from the coding sequence ATGAATGAGCAGCAACAGAGCTCAAAAGGACCCATTGCCTGGATGGCAGGGAATTCAGTCGCCGCCAATCTACTAATGCTGGTATTGCTGATCGGCGGATTGTTTTTCATGGGCCAGATCAAGCAGGAAGTTTTTCCCGAATTCGATATCGATCAGGTCACTGTGAGTGTTGCTTACAGTGGCGCCAGTCCGGCTGAAGTTGAGCAGGGCATCATTCTGGCGATCGAGGAAGCCGTCAGCGGCCTCGACGGGGTTGATGAAGTCACCTCAAGTGCCAATGAAGGGCGGGGTACGGTCACCATCACCCTGCTGAACGGCAGCGATCTGGAGAAGCTGGTTCAGGATGTTAAGAGCGAAGTCGATCGCATCTCCACCCTACCGGATGAAGCCGAAGAACCAACCGTCGCAATTGCCAGCCGTAAACGGGATGTTATCGCACTTGCGCTCTACGGCGATCAGAGCGAACAGGTTCTACATTCCCTGGCGGATAATTTTCGCAATACTTTGCTACAGAATCCGGCAATCACTCAGGTCGAACTCAGCGGGACCCGGCCACTGGAAATCTCTATCGAGATTCCTCAGGAAAAACTGCGGGCCTACAATCTGACCCTTGACCAGGTCGCCCAGACGCTGAGAACTGCGGCTATCGAATTGCCCGGGGGGGGAATCAAGACCAGCGGTGGCGAAATTTTGCTACGGATGCAGGAAAGGCGCGACTATGGGGGTGATTTTGCCAAGCTGCCGGTTCTGACTGATAACAACGGCAGCCAGCTATTGCTGGAAGATATTGCCGTTATCAAGGATGGTTTTAAAGAAACCGACCGTTACGCTGAGTACAACGGTAAACGGGCGGTGATGATCGATGTCTACCGGGTCGGTGATCAAACCCCAATCGAAGTTGCGAATGCCGCTTTGGCCGAAGTGGAATTATGGAAGCAGCAGCTTCCTCCGGGTGTGAACGTTACAGCACTTAACGACCGCTCAGAAGTCTTCAAGCAACGGCTCGACCTGCTGCTCGGCAATGCCTATCTCGGTCTTGCCCTTGTGCTCGTGCTATTGGGATTTTTTCTTGAAACCCGACTGGCCTTCTGGGTCACCATGGGGATTCCGATCTCTTTCCTCGGCGCCTTTATCGTCCTCCCGCTGCTCGGTGTCAGCATCAACATGATCTCTATGTTCGCCTTTATCGTCGCACTGGGGATCGTGGTTGATGATGCCATAGTCGTCGGTGAGAATGTCTACAAGTTCCGTCAGCAGGGAATGCCACCGGTGCAGGCCGCCATTGCCGGGGCACGTGAAGTGGCTATGCCGGTCACCTTCAGCATTCTGACCAACGTAGTTGCCTTCATGCCGCTCTATTTTATTCCTGGCATCATGGGCAAAGTCTTTCAGGTGATTCCAGTTGTGGTTATCACGATTTTTCTCGTTTCTCTGATCGAATCACTGTTTGTTTTACCTGCTCATCTGGCCCATTTGAAAGAAAACCGCCATGGTGGTCTGCTGGGACACCTGCATAATTGGCAGCAACGCTTCAGCAGCGGCTTCACTCGTTTGATCAAACGATACTATGCACCTTTTTTGCAACACCTGCTGCGGTTTCGTTATCTGACTCTGAGCGTTGCGGTTGCGGTGCTGATTTTGACTGCGTCTCTGGTCATCAGCGGGCGGATGGGGATGACGATGTTCCCACGTATCGAATCCGATTACGCTAAAGTCAGCGTATCCCTGCCTTACGGTTCTCCGATTGAGCAGACCGAGGCAGTGAGGGACCAGTTACTTGCCAGCGCCGCCCAGGTGGCAGACCGCTACCGAGGGCAAGAGCTGGTATCCGGCACCTTTGCAGACCTGGGAAAATCCGTCAATGGGACCTCCGGTAGCCACACTTTGGAAATCAGAGCTTTCCTGGTTGATCCGAAGAAACGCGCTATTTCAACGGCGCAGTTTATTCAAGAGTGGCGACAAGCAACCGGCGAAATCAGTGGTCTCGAAACCATCATGTTCCAATCCGATTCCGGTGGACCCGGTTCGGGGAAAGCCCTCACAGTCGAGCTCAGTCACACCGATCTCGACACCTTGGAACAGGCCGGGCAGGAATTAGCCGAAACGCTGTCCGGTTATGCCATGGTTTCTGATATTAATGACGGCTTCGCCCCCGGTAAACAGCAGCTTGATTTCCGTATGCGCCCGGAGGGTCTGAGCCTCGGCCTGACAGCAAGAGAGGTCGCTCTTCAGGTTCGCAATGCCTACGATGGCGCCGAAGTGTTACAACAACAGCGCGGTCGCAATGAGGTGACGGTAACAGTGCGAAAACCGAAAAGTGAACGCATTTCTGAGTACGACCTGGAAGAGATGATTCTACTCGGTCCCAGCGGCATCGAAATTCCACTGCGTGAAGCCGTCGATATCGAGCGCGGACGAGCCTATACAAGTATCGACCGTCGCAACGGACGACGAGTTATCAGCGTCACTGCTGATGTCCGCCCGGCCAGCCGAAGCGGGCAGATAAAGAGCGCCCTGCTTGCAGAGGCACTGCCACAGTTAACCGATCGGCATCCCGGCCTGTCCTTTAGTTTCGAAGGCAGACAAGCTGATATGGCGGAGAGCATGACCAGTCTGGCCACAGGGCTCGGACTGGCACTGGTGATGATCTATGCATTGCTGGCGATCCCTTTCCGCAGCTATATGCAACCGGCAATCATCATGATCAGTATTCCTTTCGGGATTGTTGGTGCGGTGATCGGACATCTGCTGCTCGGTTACAGCCTGAGTGTCATGAGCATGTTCGGCGTGGTAGCACTCTCCGGAGTTGTCGTTAACGACTCGCTGGTATTGATCGACTTCGCTAACCGCCAACGGCGTCTGGGAAAATCCGCGTTCGCAGGAGTCGTCGAAGCAGGGATTCTGCGCTTCCGACCAATTCTGCTCACCACGCTGACGACTTTCTGTGGGCTGATGCCGATGATCTTCGAAACCTCACGGCAGGCGCGTTTTTTAATTCCGATGGCGATTTCTCTCGGATTCGGAATTCTTTTCGCCACTCTGATCGCCCTGTTTCTGGTGCCATGCCTTTATCTGATGGTTGAAGATGTGCAGCAACTATTCAAGTCGAAAGATCAAACAGCTACGGCAGATTAA